A window from Anser cygnoides isolate HZ-2024a breed goose chromosome 1, Taihu_goose_T2T_genome, whole genome shotgun sequence encodes these proteins:
- the DIPK2B gene encoding divergent protein kinase domain 2B, which produces MGRWICRLCSRVADLWLPLLLVLALSCSPAAAATASPSAPHVKPSYSFGRTFLGLDKCNACIGTSICKKFFKEEIRFDTWLSSRLKLPPSYLLSYSGNYTDDAQSWRLVDITRLTTKYQHDQADKRICTSLLKTKTCSLERALRRTHRFQKWLRAKRLTPDLVQGLSSPMLRCPSQRLLDRIVRRYAEVPDAGSIYMDHLTDRDKLRLLYTLSVNSHPILLQIFPDVEGWPFPRYLGSCGRLVVSASTQPLRDFFGAAPEVAADLALQLLAVLRSMGTNDLNYFFYFTHVDAGTFGVFSNGHLFIRDASTLGIIDKEEGSQLIDGQQEYKDIFSCLTVDCQSAFVSCNSIREKQSFVMVCQELLPKLLKGKFLQPVQEKIDSFLQHCADGFADDQGVNEALAKLAELLKPLRSCDSRFAYRYPDCKYSDKY; this is translated from the exons ATGGGGCGCTGGATATGTCGCCTTTGCTCCAGAGTTGCAGATTTgtggctgccgctgctgctggttttggcCCTGAGCTgtagccctgctgcagcagcgaCGGCTTCTCCGTCTGCGCCCCACGTCAAGCCCAGCTACAGTTTTGGCCGGACTTTCCTGGGACTCGATAAGTGCAACGCCTGCATTGGGACGTCCATTTGCAAGAAattctttaaagaagaaataag GTTTGACACCTGGCTTTCTTCTCGTTTAAAGCTGCCCCCCAGCTACCTGCTCAGCTACTCGGGCAACTACACCGACGATGCCCAGAGCTGGCGGCTGGTCGACATCACCCGCCTGACCACCAAGTACCAGCACGACCAGGCGGACAAGCGCATCTGCACCTCCCTGCTGAAGACCAAGACCTGCAGCCTGGAGCGTGCCCTGCGCCGCACGCACCGCTTCCAGAAGTGGCTGCGGGCCAAGCGCCTCACCCCCGACCTGGTCCAG GGCCTGTCTAGCCCAATGCTGCGCTGCCCATCCCAGCGCCTCCTGGACCGGATAGTGCGGCGCTACGCCGAGGTGCCGGACGCCGGCAGCATCTACATGGACCACCTCACTGACCGGGACAAGCTGCGCCTCCTGTACACGCTGTCGGTGAATTCACACCCCATCCTGTTACAG ATCTTCCCCGACGTGGAGGGGTGGCCCTTCCCACGGTACCTGGGCTCCTGTGGGCGGCTGGTGGTCAgcgccagcacccagcccctgcGCGACTTCTTCGGGGCGGCCCCCGAGGTGGCGGCCGACCTGGCCCTCCAGCTCCTCGCCGTCCTCCGCTCCATGGGCACCAACGACCTCAACTATTTCTTCTACTTCACCCACGTGGACGCTGGCACCTTCGGCGTGTTCAGCAACGGGCATCTGTTCATCCGGGATGCCAGCACGCTGGGCATCATCGACAAGGAGGAAG GGAGCCAACTGATCGACGGCCAACAGGAGTACAAAGATATATTTAGCTGCTTGACTGTGGACTGCCAGTCTGCATTTGTGTCCTGTAACTCCATCAGAGAGAAGCAGAGCTTTGTCATGGTGTGTCAAGAGCTTCTGCCTAAGCTCCTGAAGGGGAAATTCCTGCAACCTGTGCAGGAGAAAATAGACAGCTTCCTGCAGCACTGCGCGGATGGCTTTGCTGATGACCAGGGTGTCAATGAGGCACTGGCAAAGCTGGCAGAGCTCCTGAAGCCTCTGCGGTCTTGTGATTCACGCTTTGCCTACCGCTACCCGGACTGCAAATACAGCGACAAATACTGA